A genomic region of Campylobacter corcagiensis contains the following coding sequences:
- a CDS encoding bifunctional 2-C-methyl-D-erythritol 4-phosphate cytidylyltransferase/2-C-methyl-D-erythritol 2,4-cyclodiphosphate synthase, which produces MMDISLVLLAAGSGSRMKIAAKKQWLRSGEDPFWLVVARNFKSFYKFKKIIIVGGVDEIKYMSEFDSSFEFVAGGYERQISLKNALKEVNSEFIMVSDVARVGVTKDLTLRLIQECVKFDCVSPYLSVSDTAYLGENLINRNELKLIQTPQISKTSLLKKALQSDEKFTDDSSAVKSVGGKLGFIKGDIKAFKLTTKNDLLKLNLPSPSSESLSGNGYDVHKFESGDGLMICGEKIPCEYSFVAHSDGDVAFHALSDALLGAAGLGDIGEFFPDTNPAFKNANSAELLKQILQIIKGYGYEVVNADVTILAQTPKLSPYKAKMKQNIAEILGTKRVNVKATTTEGLGFVGKKEGIAAIATVNLNYFDWTKV; this is translated from the coding sequence ATGATGGATATATCTTTAGTGCTTTTGGCTGCTGGGTCTGGGTCTAGGATGAAAATTGCTGCTAAAAAGCAGTGGCTAAGAAGCGGAGAAGATCCTTTTTGGCTAGTAGTAGCTAGGAATTTTAAGAGTTTTTATAAATTTAAAAAAATCATCATAGTTGGCGGGGTTGATGAGATAAAGTATATGAGTGAATTTGACTCAAGCTTTGAATTTGTAGCAGGCGGATATGAGAGGCAAATTTCACTAAAAAATGCTCTAAAAGAGGTAAATTCTGAGTTTATAATGGTAAGTGATGTAGCAAGAGTTGGGGTTACAAAAGATCTAACCTTAAGGCTTATTCAAGAGTGCGTTAAATTTGACTGCGTAAGTCCATATTTAAGCGTTAGCGATACAGCTTATTTGGGTGAAAATTTAATAAATAGAAATGAACTAAAACTTATCCAAACTCCACAAATTTCAAAAACATCTTTACTTAAAAAAGCTCTGCAAAGTGATGAAAAATTTACAGATGATAGCTCAGCAGTAAAAAGCGTAGGCGGTAAACTTGGATTTATAAAAGGCGATATTAAAGCCTTTAAACTAACTACAAAAAATGATCTTTTAAAGCTAAATTTACCCTCTCCTAGCAGTGAGTCTTTAAGTGGAAACGGCTATGATGTGCATAAATTTGAAAGTGGCGATGGACTTATGATATGTGGTGAGAAAATTCCTTGCGAGTATAGCTTTGTGGCTCATAGTGATGGAGATGTCGCATTTCACGCATTAAGTGATGCTCTGCTTGGGGCAGCTGGACTTGGCGATATAGGTGAGTTTTTTCCTGATACAAATCCAGCTTTTAAAAACGCAAACTCAGCCGAGCTTTTAAAACAAATCCTTCAAATCATAAAAGGATATGGATATGAAGTAGTAAATGCTGATGTTACAATACTTGCTCAAACACCAAAACTAAGTCCATATAAAGCTAAAATGAAACAAAACATAGCTGAAATTTTAGGCACAAAAAGAGTAAATGTAAAAGCCACCACAACTGAAGGACTTGGATTTGTTGGTAAAAAAGAGGGAATTGCCGCAATAGCAACGGTAAATTTAAACTATTTTGACTGGACGAAAGTATGA
- a CDS encoding response regulator, producing MKILIVENEVYLAQSIAAKLTSIGHECEISVKLKDVMAYEKLDALLLSANMFGENIYDVIKKFQDSIIIMLISYISNDTVSRPLKSGASDYIQKPFMVEELLRKLEHFREFNSLKKLRNSFENYMDFYFLDSKNFEFKNLKLPLFLNSKNSKISDEFAYKYSKFIKSDFNVISLDDKNLDSLKRLNSYSYLLNFSSLKNKEQFFEIIKNRPFIINAKGVDISLPFETLNLESDKNFSMIDDILTVDEYFKFVIKNYQDSFSDTQLAKKLGISRKSLWEKRKRYGIQKHNNIV from the coding sequence ATGAAAATTCTAATAGTAGAAAACGAAGTTTACTTAGCTCAAAGCATTGCTGCAAAGCTTACAAGCATTGGTCATGAGTGCGAAATTTCTGTCAAACTAAAAGATGTTATGGCTTATGAAAAATTAGATGCACTGTTATTATCAGCTAATATGTTTGGCGAAAATATCTACGATGTTATTAAAAAATTTCAAGACTCAATCATAATAATGCTCATATCTTATATCAGCAACGATACGGTTTCAAGACCTTTAAAATCAGGTGCGAGCGATTATATCCAAAAGCCATTTATGGTTGAAGAACTTCTTAGAAAATTAGAGCATTTTAGAGAATTTAATAGTTTAAAAAAACTTAGAAATTCTTTTGAAAACTATATGGATTTTTATTTTTTGGATTCTAAAAATTTTGAATTTAAAAACCTAAAACTTCCACTCTTTTTAAACTCTAAAAATTCTAAAATTTCAGATGAATTTGCATATAAATACTCTAAATTTATAAAGTCTGATTTTAACGTTATAAGCTTAGATGATAAGAATTTAGACTCTTTAAAAAGACTGAATTCATACTCATATTTACTAAATTTTAGTTCACTTAAAAACAAAGAGCAGTTTTTTGAGATTATCAAAAACAGACCATTTATAATAAACGCAAAAGGCGTAGATATTTCGTTACCTTTTGAAACGCTAAATTTAGAAAGTGATAAAAATTTTAGCATGATTGATGACATCTTAACTGTTGATGAGTATTTTAAATTTGTGATAAAAAACTATCAAGATAGCTTTTCAGATACACAGTTAGCTAAAAAACTTGGAATTTCAAGAAAATCTTTATGGGAGAAAAGAAAAAGATATGGCATCCAAAAACATAACAATATCGTCTGA
- a CDS encoding sulfate adenylyltransferase, whose amino-acid sequence MASKNITISSEIYGLLKLIKNQILSKFNTLMDEAQIDEVVSTSRLNGELIPYAYIFAPAGESNQSIVKKANLGDEIELLLDEKPVGKIYVNSSFKHKNYWNYFSIFEANAIATTPKNEKKWCLSGEIEIYNDALEKQKKDFLAIKKELNLQKVTALMLSANPFHRVHERLIRLTIDKADFVLLFLIKSLKEDALEYELRRKTLEYFVDKFLPKDRVKIILFSNTTLFCDHKNPELECIAACNFGANKVIIGQNHGSIGMFYDENQPQTIVDKVRANLDVEILVMPEFVYCNECGTIVSSKTCPHGAHHHVKYNSDAIIELLRAGILPPMILMRKEISAIILSEIHKNRFKNLQNVYDKLFPNNGILETHTEFDFYKELAKLYQTTSLI is encoded by the coding sequence ATGGCATCCAAAAACATAACAATATCGTCTGAAATTTATGGTCTTTTAAAACTTATAAAAAACCAAATTTTATCTAAGTTTAACACTTTGATGGATGAAGCTCAAATTGATGAAGTAGTATCAACCAGCCGTTTAAATGGCGAACTTATCCCATATGCTTATATATTTGCCCCAGCTGGAGAAAGCAACCAAAGTATAGTAAAAAAGGCAAATTTAGGTGATGAAATAGAGCTTTTACTTGATGAAAAACCTGTTGGTAAAATATATGTAAATTCAAGCTTTAAGCATAAAAATTACTGGAACTATTTTTCCATTTTTGAAGCAAATGCTATCGCTACAACGCCTAAAAATGAAAAAAAGTGGTGCTTAAGTGGAGAAATAGAAATTTATAATGACGCTTTAGAAAAACAAAAAAAGGATTTTTTAGCTATTAAAAAAGAGCTAAATTTACAAAAAGTAACAGCTCTTATGCTAAGCGCAAACCCATTTCATAGAGTCCATGAAAGGCTTATTAGGCTTACTATAGATAAGGCTGATTTTGTTTTGCTTTTTTTAATTAAAAGCTTAAAAGAAGACGCTTTAGAGTATGAACTAAGGCGTAAAACGCTTGAGTATTTTGTAGATAAATTTCTACCAAAAGATAGAGTTAAGATTATTTTATTTTCCAACACGACTCTTTTTTGTGATCATAAAAATCCAGAACTTGAGTGCATCGCAGCTTGCAACTTTGGCGCAAATAAAGTCATAATCGGGCAAAATCATGGCTCTATTGGGATGTTTTACGATGAAAACCAACCTCAAACTATAGTCGATAAAGTTAGAGCAAATTTAGATGTAGAAATTTTAGTAATGCCTGAGTTTGTCTACTGTAATGAGTGTGGTACAATAGTTAGTTCAAAAACCTGCCCACATGGCGCTCATCACCATGTAAAATATAATAGTGATGCTATAATAGAGCTTTTAAGGGCTGGAATTTTGCCACCTATGATTTTGATGAGAAAGGAGATTTCAGCTATTATTTTAAGCGAAATTCATAAAAATAGATTTAAAAATTTACAAAATGTATATGATAAACTATTTCCAAATAACGGTATTTTAGAAACGCACACTGAGTTTGACTTTTATAAAGAGTTAGCCAAACTCTACCAAACAACTTCACTTATTTAA
- a CDS encoding phosphatidylglycerophosphatase A family protein: MKFNSKTNKIILTFFGAGLLRPAPGTWGSLAGLIVALPIVKFLTLESLFLLAILFLLIGISETNKYEANGGEHDNSSIVIDEVVGIWITLSMGLAVTANNEKLSILACILSFVFFRAFDIKKPSIIGKIDRDVKGGYGVMLDDVVAGFFAGLGVLIVLGAMIKFGYSHLIF, encoded by the coding sequence ATGAAATTCAATAGCAAGACAAACAAAATAATACTAACATTTTTTGGCGCAGGGCTTTTAAGACCAGCACCTGGCACTTGGGGAAGTTTAGCTGGTCTTATAGTAGCACTTCCTATAGTTAAATTTCTAACCTTAGAAAGTCTTTTTTTATTAGCCATACTTTTTTTGCTTATTGGCATTAGCGAAACAAACAAATATGAAGCAAATGGCGGAGAACACGATAATTCTAGCATAGTAATTGATGAAGTTGTAGGAATCTGGATAACTTTAAGTATGGGCTTAGCGGTTACAGCAAACAATGAAAAACTTAGCATCTTAGCTTGTATTTTAAGTTTTGTATTTTTTAGAGCTTTTGATATCAAAAAACCATCTATTATAGGCAAAATTGATAGAGATGTAAAGGGCGGATATGGCGTAATGTTAGATGATGTTGTAGCTGGATTTTTTGCTGGGCTTGGGGTTTTAATAGTACTTGGAGCGATGATTAAATTTGGATATTCTCATCTGATATTTTAG
- the uvrB gene encoding excinuclease ABC subunit UvrB yields the protein MKNFELISKFSPSKDQQNAIDGIVDSILKGNKYQTLLGVTGSGKTFTMANVIKNLNIPTLIMTHNKSLAAQLYSEFKGFFPNNKVEYFISYYDYYQPEAYIPRQDLFIEKDSSINDELERLRLSTTANLLSFDDVITVASVSANYGLGNPAEYQGMVMFLENGYKISQKNMLIKLIEMGYTRNDNFFDRGNFRVNGDVIDIYPAYFNDEAVRIEFFGDEIDEIYHFDFLENKRTKTINKFILYPASQFIVGENRLKEAIKGIEIELDERLKFFSDAGKLVEAQRLKQRVEFDLEMLRATGSTKGVENYSRYITGMKPGGTPYSMFDYYEIKNKDYLVIVDESHVSLPQFRGMYAGDRSRKETLVEYGFRLPSALDNRPLKFDEFINKKGKFLFVSATPNEYEIELSKGKVFHQILRPTGLLDPEIILKDSDNQVEILHDMAKEVIARNERVLVTVLTKKMAEELTKYYLELGIKVKYMHSDIDAVERNELIRGLRQGSFDILIGINLLREGLDLPEVSLIAIMDADKEGFLRSRTSLIQTMGRAARNVNGKVVMFHKKITNSMQEAIDITQKRRKYQDEYNKANGIVPHSASRNLEDSLKLEDAAEILRASKNLEKIPATERAKIIKELRKQMLEAASNLEFEKAASLRDEIAKIKEI from the coding sequence TTGAAAAATTTTGAATTAATTAGTAAATTTAGTCCAAGCAAAGACCAACAAAATGCAATTGATGGCATTGTTGATTCTATTTTAAAAGGTAATAAATATCAAACTTTGCTAGGCGTTACTGGAAGTGGAAAAACATTTACCATGGCAAATGTTATAAAAAATTTAAATATTCCAACTTTGATAATGACACACAACAAAAGCCTTGCAGCACAGCTTTATAGCGAATTTAAAGGCTTTTTTCCAAATAATAAAGTTGAGTATTTTATAAGTTATTATGATTATTATCAACCAGAAGCTTATATACCAAGGCAAGATCTTTTCATCGAAAAAGATAGCTCGATTAACGACGAACTTGAAAGGCTTAGACTTAGCACAACTGCAAATTTACTAAGCTTTGATGATGTTATAACGGTGGCTTCTGTTTCAGCAAACTACGGTTTAGGAAATCCAGCTGAGTATCAAGGCATGGTTATGTTTTTAGAAAATGGCTATAAAATTTCACAAAAAAATATGCTTATAAAGCTTATTGAGATGGGCTATACTAGAAATGATAACTTTTTTGATAGGGGAAATTTTAGAGTAAATGGCGATGTGATAGATATCTATCCGGCTTATTTTAACGATGAAGCAGTAAGGATTGAGTTTTTTGGCGATGAGATAGATGAAATTTATCATTTTGATTTTTTAGAAAACAAAAGAACGAAAACTATAAATAAATTTATCCTTTATCCAGCAAGTCAGTTTATCGTAGGAGAAAACCGCTTAAAAGAAGCGATTAAAGGCATTGAGATAGAACTTGATGAAAGGCTTAAATTTTTTAGCGACGCTGGAAAGCTGGTAGAAGCTCAAAGGCTAAAGCAAAGAGTTGAGTTTGATTTAGAGATGCTTAGAGCTACTGGATCTACAAAAGGAGTTGAAAACTACTCTAGATATATAACAGGTATGAAGCCTGGTGGGACGCCATATTCGATGTTTGATTATTACGAGATAAAAAACAAAGATTATTTAGTAATTGTAGATGAAAGTCATGTGAGTTTGCCGCAATTTAGGGGAATGTATGCAGGTGATAGAAGCAGAAAAGAAACGCTTGTGGAGTATGGATTTAGGCTACCTTCCGCACTTGATAACCGCCCTTTAAAATTTGATGAGTTTATAAATAAAAAGGGTAAGTTTTTATTTGTCTCAGCAACGCCAAATGAGTATGAGATAGAACTTTCCAAAGGAAAAGTATTTCATCAAATTCTTCGTCCAACTGGTCTATTAGACCCTGAAATTATCCTAAAAGATAGCGATAATCAAGTTGAGATTTTACACGATATGGCAAAAGAGGTCATCGCAAGAAATGAAAGAGTTTTAGTAACAGTTTTAACCAAAAAAATGGCAGAAGAACTAACAAAATACTACCTTGAACTTGGCATAAAAGTAAAATATATGCACTCAGACATTGACGCTGTTGAGAGAAATGAGTTAATTAGAGGTTTAAGGCAGGGAAGTTTTGATATATTAATTGGTATAAATTTACTCCGCGAGGGGCTTGATCTTCCAGAAGTTAGCTTAATAGCTATAATGGACGCTGATAAAGAGGGGTTTTTAAGATCACGCACAAGCTTAATCCAAACTATGGGAAGAGCTGCAAGAAATGTAAATGGAAAAGTTGTGATGTTTCATAAAAAAATCACAAACTCAATGCAAGAAGCAATCGACATCACGCAAAAAAGAAGAAAATATCAAGATGAGTATAATAAAGCAAATGGCATAGTGCCGCACTCTGCAAGTAGAAATTTAGAAGATAGTTTAAAGCTAGAAGATGCAGCTGAAATTTTAAGAGCGAGTAAAAATTTAGAAAAAATACCAGCAACTGAAAGAGCAAAAATCATAAAAGAGTTAAGAAAACAGATGCTTGAAGCAGCATCAAATTTAGAGTTTGAAAAAGCAGCTAGTTTAAGAGATGAGATAGCAAAGATTAAGGAGATTTGA